The Henckelia pumila isolate YLH828 unplaced genomic scaffold, ASM3356847v2 CTG_627:::fragment_1, whole genome shotgun sequence genome includes a region encoding these proteins:
- the LOC140873526 gene encoding uncharacterized protein, with the protein METLKFLLEGCARKWWRSTSAPIIAVQGVVTGAYFRTASHKLYFPPAHRKAKASELLSLKQGSMSIDEYQLKFFELLPYCPQISDSTEGPVPTSVYPRIFEYADFVHAWTRDMHPYMGPCEQLSEIMIRTKVLTHRLRELVLVLRLQYSRGHRDSRQEVPICDLVLLLSIPAFFLVDTGASQSFISARFVKHHKSPYIKLGVVISFSTPTGHYSLAKRLVVGFPLEFEGNVLMANLMKLVQFHPFGDDKWFFYGERAQPPMPLISALRPCRALESGGEDYLIYAIDLSIENVGIGDLPVVNEFPDVFLDEILGFSLVREVEFGIELMPETSSISQTPYHLAPSEMRELKNKLQDLLDK; encoded by the exons ATGGAGACTCTCAAATTTCTATTAGAAGGATGTGCTAGGAAATGGTGGAGATCTACGTCCGCACCTATCATCGCAGTGCAAGGAGTTGTTACTGGGGCATACTTTCGCACAGCTTCCCATAAGCTGTACTTCCCTCCCGCACACCGAAAGGCGAAGGCCAGTGAGCTGTTGAGTTTGAAGCAGGGCTCCATGTCCATTGATGAGTATCAACTGAAGTTCTTTGAACTGTTGCCCTATTGTCCTCAGATCTCTGACAGCACTGAG GGCCCCGTGCCTACCTCCGTGTACCCTCGCATTTTTGAATATGCAGATTTTGTTCATGCATGGACCCGGGACATGCATCCGTACATGGGTCCGTGTGAACAATTATCCGAGATA atgattaggaCCAAGGTCCTCACACACAGGCTGAGGGAGctggttctggttctcaggctacagTACAGTAGAGGCCACAGGGACAGTCGACAGGAGGTTCCAATCTGCGACCTCGTACTTTTgctcag TATACCTGCTTTTTTTCTtgttgatactggtgcatctcagTCTTTCATATCTGCTCGATTTGTCAAGCATCATAAGTCACCATACATTAAACTAGGCGTAGTAATTTCTTTTTCTACACCGACGGGTCATTATTCGTTGGCTAAACGTCTAGTGGTtggtttccctttagagtttgaaggaaaTGTTTTGATGGCGAATCTTATG aAATTGGTACAGTTTCACCCGTTTGGTGATGATaaatggtttttctatggtgagcgAGCCCAACCCCCGATGCCACTAATATCAGCTTTGAGACCTTGTCgtgctctggagtctggcggggaagactacctcatctatgcgatTGATTTGTCCATTGAGAATGTTGGTATAGGGGATCTGccggttgtgaatgaattccctGATGTTTTTCTTGATGAGATTTTGGGTTTTTCTCTTGtcagggaagtcgagtttggtaTTGAGTTAATGCCAGAAACTTCATCTATTTCTCAAAcgccgtatcatctggctccgtcagagatgcgtgaattgaagaataaatTACAAGATCTCTTGGATAAGTga